The window GCCTGTAATAATGTCTGAGCGATAACTACGCAGGTACAAGGCGCGCAAAAATTTTGTAACCGGAACGTACTTGAGTACGTGAGGATTGCGAGATTTTTACCGCAGCGAAGCAGATGGATAGTTTTCGTTCAAACATCAAATTTCTACCAGCAACTGTAACCACCATCTATTATTAAATTGGCTCCCGTCATATAGGATGAGGCATCTGAAGCCAGAAAAAGCACCGCGCCACTGTATTCGCCTTCTCCCGCCATACGCCCGAGCGGTACTTTAGAACAATAGTTCTTCAAAAACGTCTCATCCTGATTATTAAAAACCCCTCCCAATGTGAGAGTATTCACCCGGACCCCTGCCCCGGCCCAGTAGGTAGCAAGATACCGTGTAAGATTCAAGACACCTGACTTGGTAACTGAGTACGAAACTGGTTTAAAGAAAGGCTCTTCCTTATACTCATATAACCTCTGATCCGGAGAAAGATTACCGTAGATGGAAGAAATATTGATTATACTGCCCTTACCGCTTCTGGCAATAGCTCCGCCTATCACCTGGCAGGACAAAAACATTCCCGTTAAGTTTACGTCTATTATTGCCTGCCATGACGACTCAGGGTATGTCTCAAAGGGTCCTGTTTCCTGCTCCGATGCATTTGGAGGAGCATCAACAGCAGCATTATTAACCAAAATAGCAGGAGGACCGAACCGGGATAACACTTCTCCCAAACCGTCTTGAAGAGATTTTCTACTGGTTATGTCTGCCTCAACTAATAATAGATTCTCAGAATCAATTTTCCCCAGTTTCGATTTGGGATTGTCGAGCCTTATATCAAAAGCTGCGACACGTGCATTGGCGGCAAGCAGCGTTTGAACATATTCACCTCCAAGTTGTCCTGCTGCACCAGTCACGACCGCAACCCTTCCGGATAAACTGAAAAGTCCTTCGCTCTTGGAAATCAATCCTGATCTATTACGGGTTACCTTCATGAATCAAACAAGATTTTCAAATTAGAAAAAAACGTTCTCTCTGCCTGAAATATATCTTTCTGTGGTTCTCATCACTCCAGGAAATCGAGCGAGATCGGCTCCTCTTCATTTAAATCGACTTTCAGCTTCCTGCCTATGATTTTATCAGCCAGATATGGTGGAACTCCGTTAGCGGGTGTCTTAAAGATAATATCATTCCGGGTAAGGATAGTACCTGCGGAGAGCGGTTCAGAAGTGTAGATGCCTTTCCCCATCTTATTTCTTGCCTCTTTTTCAAAGTCATAGACAACACGCTCTTCATCACCAAGAGAGATATCCACACGATTCAAATCCCTCACCTGTTTTCGCAACCCTTCCGGCTCCAGGGAGAACTTATGGTCAGTTCCTTTCCATGAACGATTCAACGTGAAATGCTTTTCTACAACCCTGGCACCAAGCATATAGGCAATTACGGGAGCTAAAATACCATTGTCATGGCTGGAATACCCTATAATGGCATCGGGAAATTCCCTTTTTAATACCTTTACAATCCTCAAATTCAAGTTCCGGTATTCAACAGGGTATTCTGCAATGCAATGCAGAATACAGATTTTATCATTATGGGGTCGAATCGTTTCATAGGCTATCCGTATCTCATCGAATGTCGCAGCTCCGGTTGAAACAAACATTGGTTTTCCTAATGTGGCAACATACTTCAACAGGGGAGTATTGGTTAGATCTCCGGAAGCAATCTTATAGCTGGTTATGCCTAATTTCTCAAGGAAGTCAACACTCTTAAAATCAAAGGCTGCAGCCATGAATTCAACTCCATTCTCCTCAGCACAATTCATAATTTCAACATACTCGTCCCAACCAAATTCGAGATATTCCCGATGTTCCCCATACGTAGCCCCGTAGCTGTTCTCGTTATCATACGGTTTATTGTAGAATTCCTTCGTGTAGAGACTCTTATTATCCCGCTTTTGAAATTTCACAGCATTGACACCGCAATTTGCGGCAACCTTAATCATTTCAAGAGCAGTTTCCAGTTTGCCTTGATGATTGTGCCCAATCTCGGCGATAATAAAACACGGCCCATTATCAGAAATTACGCTTTTACCAAAATGAACGGTTTTCATAAATAACATTCTCCCCGTGAAAAACCTGCAAGGCTCTTTCTCCGGCGGTTAGGGCTCAGAAAAAATAACGCTGACAGCGTGAGAAAAACTAAAACGTATAATAGCTAAAGACAGATCCGTCCCCTTTCAGTTACATACAATCTTCACCATAACATTTATGAGATCAGCAACTTACAGCAATCTGCAAAAAAAAGATACTCCGCCTGAATCATTTCTGAATTGATTTCTTTAGAACTCTACCTTAAACCTGATATATATTGCATTGTAAGACTTATTGAGCACAATATATATGATTGTGCAGGAAAAAGTCAATAATCATTTTACTATCACCTGATAAGCTTGCTAAAAAACACTTAATTATCAATAAATGACCTTATATAAGAATAAAACACTTTGATTCGAAGTATCGCTATCGTGTGCGGTATAGACCAGCTCTGTCTGCCCTTTCATATCAGATTGCTTCAATTCTGCTGCCAGGACTTCCTGCTCTTTCCTCGTCAACACTATGTAATCGGCATTTTCTTTTCTCGCCAGAGAAAGTGCAGTGTAAATGTCTGCCATCTGTACCGCTCTCCCTCCGGCATAATAGGCGTTTCTTGCAGATGTGCTACAGACTACTGGTACGGCCTTCTCTGAATTTTCTCTTATCCATTTACCAACTTGCAAAATACCTACCTTATCAAACCTCTGGGGTTTCAGTGTCTTTGGCAGTAAAACCCCCAGGGCAAGAACTACTATAACGAGCAGTACCCTTCTTTCACTTTTCCCCATCCTCTTCAGCAGCCACACACCCAATTTGCCCGTCTGAATCCTTTCATATAACCATGTACCCACTGCAGTAACTCCTATGCCAACCCAGAAGAGAACGGGGATAATTATAGGCATTACGTGTCTCCTGCTGGGATAGTTGACACCTTCACCGGAACATACCGCGTGTGTCAAGTTTAACCTTAATAGAATGAAGAGATAGAACAAAACGATTGACAATACATAGTACCCAAAAAACCCCTTCTTCCCGATCTTGCACCAACTGGCCATACCGACAAGAAAGAGTGCAAACAAAAATGGATGGAACGTACTGATATATTTTTCCATGGTATATAAAGCACCACCAATATAAGCCTTCACACTTGCCCCTTTATCTGACGGTTGGTTAACATGAACTGGCCCGGAATCTGTCTGCGGCCCCCCTGTTTCTTCAGCAGCTCTTTCGCCATCCTGGCGATCAATCAACTTCTCGATACCCGCTATCTTCGATACACTCTTTTTCTTGGTAAGATGCCAGGAACCTGTTTCACTCTTTATATATACCAGATAAGGAATCGAGAACACTGCAAATGAAGCAACAAGAATCAGGATTTCAACCAGTTTCTGTTTCCAGACAACCTTTATCCTGAAGCCCCCCTTGAGAAGACACCAACCACTCACAATGCACATAATCCCAATCCCTTCCGGTCGGGCAAGATAGGCAAATGCACTGCAGATGCCCGTAAGAGCATACAGCAAAATCCTCCCATCTTTTATTGCAAAAAAACCGGATCCAAGCGCTGCAAGAAAGAAAAAGAAATAGGTTGACTCAGAGATGATATCAGCTGAAAACCTTACCGCGTATGGATGAAAGGCCAGAATAAGGGAAGAAACAAACGATATCTTCTGGTTAAATACACCCCTGCCGATCAGATAAAAGATTAAGACCGTTACTGTACTCAAAAAAACAGATATGATAGTACCCGAAAGCTCCATGTAAGGAATGATCTTGTACACACCAGCCATCATCATTGAGTACAAGGGGTGATAGTCGTGTCTTAAACCGGCTTGAAAATCTCCACGAGCAAAAAAGTGTGCATTCTCGATAAACGCAACACTGTCATTCTGTATTACATAGGTAACAGAGCTCAGATATATTCTCACCATCAGAGAACAACACAGGATTATCCAGGCGTATCTATCATGTAAAAATCCAATTTTGTTTTTTTCCATTTTTCCCCATTTGTTGATCTGACGAGTGCCAGATTATATAAAAAGCGGGACAGGTAGAGAAACATTTTCTTCACTTTTATAGTAGAAGCAGTCAAACCAACCCCCATGGTCTACCAGCCACAACGAAGCGTGAAAGGAATTCTCAGGGCAATAGATATACTAAAACCAAATCCTGGTGAAGGTATACTCGCTCAAATTTATCTCGGATTTTATCCGAAATCCAGTATGAGATGAGTATATCACAAGTTATACATTAAATAGCATTTATGGCTGACTTGCATTTCCAATAAGATATTTCATATAAAATATGAGCATAAATGAGCAGATACTGAACAATTTTTCAGCAATAAATATGGCATCATACAATCTCAACAATTGACAATAACCGTATACTTATGTTATATTCAGTTTTATATTTTCCTGTTATAGATTTCGCGCCAAGGCTTTGTGAACGGTGAGTAAAACATAGGAGAAAAAAACATGTCAATACTGATCGAAGAACTGAAGCATGAACACTCAGACATTCTGGCGACACTGAACGAAGTAAAAAAGCTGGGTATTCTTTCAAAAGAGGGACAAACCAAACTCCTTGCCGCAAAAGCTGTATTACTCGAACATCTGCAAAATGAAGATGACAGGCTGTATCCGATTCTCAAAGCGAATGCAGAACAGAATAAGGCACTTGAAAACACCTTAGACCTTTTCGCCATGGACATGAAGAATGTATCAAATATTGTAAAAAAATTCTTCAAAAAATTTTCCATTGGTGTTGTTTACGATGAGATCCAGAAAGATTTTGAATTACTGTTCTCGGCTCTCGTTGAAAGGATAAAGAACGAAGAAGATCTCCTCTATGATGAACTTGAAAGGCTGCAGCAATAAGATAGTAATGGGACCATCCTGCCTATGCAACATCACACAAAACATCGTTTTGAAATTTTTACGTATTACATGAGCAGCTGTCAAGGGTTGATTTATATATCCAGAATCCTCTTTGCAATCTCAAAATAGATGAAGATGCCGGTTACGTCAAGGATCGTAGTAATAAGGGGTGCAGAAACCATCGCAGGGTCGATTCTCAAATAACGGAAGATGAGTGGGGCTGTAGCGCCACCTATGTTTCCTACAAGGATCACGGCCGCTACCGATATTCCTACCGTAATCCCCAACTTTATGTCTCTGAAAAATACTACGGCAACCATAAATGCCGTTGCTCCCAGGGCAAGACCCAAAAGAAAGCCGGCACAGGTTTCCCGCCATAGTACCTTCAACCACTGGCTGAGCATTAATTCCCCGGTTGCCATAGCCCGGATCACCAGGGTAGATGATTGCGAACCAATATTACCTCCCGCATCCGTCAGCATAGGGATAAAATAGGCCAGGGCAATTATGGAGCTGAGTGTCACTGTGTATTTCTGGAGTATCTTTCCAGAGATAGTAGACGCCAGTATCAAGAAAAACAGCCACACAACTCTTCCGGAAACATGCTTCAAGACCCCTGAACGGAAGTATTTCTCTTCCGGCAACTGCATAGCAGCCATTTTATGAAAATCTTCCGTAGCCTCATCCTCAACTATGTCAAGAATATCATCAACCGTAATTATGCCAACCAGACGGTTTTCACTGTC is drawn from Candidatus Scalindua sp. and contains these coding sequences:
- a CDS encoding glycosyltransferase family 39 protein, which produces MEKNKIGFLHDRYAWIILCCSLMVRIYLSSVTYVIQNDSVAFIENAHFFARGDFQAGLRHDYHPLYSMMMAGVYKIIPYMELSGTIISVFLSTVTVLIFYLIGRGVFNQKISFVSSLILAFHPYAVRFSADIISESTYFFFFLAALGSGFFAIKDGRILLYALTGICSAFAYLARPEGIGIMCIVSGWCLLKGGFRIKVVWKQKLVEILILVASFAVFSIPYLVYIKSETGSWHLTKKKSVSKIAGIEKLIDRQDGERAAEETGGPQTDSGPVHVNQPSDKGASVKAYIGGALYTMEKYISTFHPFLFALFLVGMASWCKIGKKGFFGYYVLSIVLFYLFILLRLNLTHAVCSGEGVNYPSRRHVMPIIIPVLFWVGIGVTAVGTWLYERIQTGKLGVWLLKRMGKSERRVLLVIVVLALGVLLPKTLKPQRFDKVGILQVGKWIRENSEKAVPVVCSTSARNAYYAGGRAVQMADIYTALSLARKENADYIVLTRKEQEVLAAELKQSDMKGQTELVYTAHDSDTSNQSVLFLYKVIY
- a CDS encoding N-acetylneuraminate synthase family protein — its product is MKTVHFGKSVISDNGPCFIIAEIGHNHQGKLETALEMIKVAANCGVNAVKFQKRDNKSLYTKEFYNKPYDNENSYGATYGEHREYLEFGWDEYVEIMNCAEENGVEFMAAAFDFKSVDFLEKLGITSYKIASGDLTNTPLLKYVATLGKPMFVSTGAATFDEIRIAYETIRPHNDKICILHCIAEYPVEYRNLNLRIVKVLKREFPDAIIGYSSHDNGILAPVIAYMLGARVVEKHFTLNRSWKGTDHKFSLEPEGLRKQVRDLNRVDISLGDEERVVYDFEKEARNKMGKGIYTSEPLSAGTILTRNDIIFKTPANGVPPYLADKIIGRKLKVDLNEEEPISLDFLE
- a CDS encoding SDR family oxidoreductase, which gives rise to MKVTRNRSGLISKSEGLFSLSGRVAVVTGAAGQLGGEYVQTLLAANARVAAFDIRLDNPKSKLGKIDSENLLLVEADITSRKSLQDGLGEVLSRFGPPAILVNNAAVDAPPNASEQETGPFETYPESSWQAIIDVNLTGMFLSCQVIGGAIARSGKGSIINISSIYGNLSPDQRLYEYKEEPFFKPVSYSVTKSGVLNLTRYLATYWAGAGVRVNTLTLGGVFNNQDETFLKNYCSKVPLGRMAGEGEYSGAVLFLASDASSYMTGANLIIDGGYSCW
- a CDS encoding hemerythrin domain-containing protein; translated protein: MSILIEELKHEHSDILATLNEVKKLGILSKEGQTKLLAAKAVLLEHLQNEDDRLYPILKANAEQNKALENTLDLFAMDMKNVSNIVKKFFKKFSIGVVYDEIQKDFELLFSALVERIKNEEDLLYDELERLQQ